A region of Phalacrocorax carbo chromosome 9, bPhaCar2.1, whole genome shotgun sequence DNA encodes the following proteins:
- the BBOF1 gene encoding basal body-orientation factor 1 isoform X2: MAGGCRSLCCGGTSRSCRPPSAPVAEEERGDADAALREARLAATEACRAEYREAARRLARRNAELLWRQQRAEREAAAVAAFLTKQGREEAEETEKLKQELIDLKQQAQEEKQQLLKESMEISNRRHQEVVARMERRFLQEKERLEGDVERKQIMMAEAAQHEAVLQLNITGREVFKENVRLHCAFAYQLKETMELQKIKQKLEEDKTLLLQEKETHEGLIQRKILQINRQKAQIRELQHKVEKLETALCCRTRESVRETQKTQHQALIENQASMVEIKKLQQLLEMKDREMNRVKKLARNILNERTEVERFFLDALEHVKQEIISSRKHYKKKAQTAYYRKMMEACAGKEEFPQIKTFKSNINSTNSVYRDLEEAEKCYWEKIQFEKVDISELTWEQKERVLRLLFAKMNGTNPWKYTRVLATSPPAPDDTKEESKIGRPKYQIHHLLLQ; this comes from the exons ATGGCGGGCGGGTGCCGGTCGTTGTGCTGTGGCGGCACCTCCCGCTCCTGTCGGCCGCCGTCGGCCCCGGTGGCTGAGGAGGAGCGGGGCGATGCCGACGCGGCACTCCGGGAAGCTCGGCTGGCGGCGACCGAGGCGTGCCGGGCTGAGTACCGGGAAGCCGCCCGCCGGCTAGCCAGGAGGAACGCGGAGCTGCTGTGGCGGCAGCAGCGCGCCGagagggaggcggcggccgtGGCGGCCTTCCTCACGAAGCAGGGCcgggaggaggcggaggag ACTGAGAAACTGAAGCAGGAGCTGATTGATTTGAAGCAGCAAGCacaggaagagaagcagcagctg TTAAAAGAGAGTATGGAGATCTCAAACAGGAGACATCAGGAAGTGGTTGCGAGAATGGAGAGGAGGTTTCTTCAAGAAAAG gaAAGACTGGAAGGTGATGTTGAGAGAAAGCAGATAATgatggcagaggctgcccagcaTGAGGCTGTTCT GCAGCTGAACATCACTGGGAGAGAGGTGTTTAAGGAGAATGTTCGTCTTCACTGTGCATTTGCTTACCAGCTGAAAGAGACAATGGAATTGCAGAAAATCAAACAGAAGTTAGAAGAGGACAAAACTCTTCTGTTACAGGAGAAG GAAACCCATGAGGGTTTGATTCAAAGAAAGATCCTACAGATCAATCGCCAGAAAGCACAGATTAGAGAGCTGCAGCATAAAGTGGAAAAGCTGGAGACAGCCTTATGTTGCAGGACCAGAGAATCTGTGAGAGAGactcagaaaacacagcatcaGGCACTGATAGAAAACCAGGCAAGCATGGTGGAGATCAAGAAACTGCAGCAACTACTAGAAATGAAGGATCGGGAGATGAACCGAGTGAAGAAGCTAGCCCGGAATATCTTAAATGAGAGGACTGAGGTGGAAAGGTTCTTCCTAGATGCTCTGGAACATGTGAAGCAGGAAATCATATCCAGTAGAAAGCATTATAAGAAAAAGGCCCAAACTGcttattacagaaaaatgatGGAGGCATGTGCAGGGAAGGAAGAATTTCCCCAAATCAAAACATTCAAAAGCAACATAAATAGCACAAATAGTGTGTACAGAGACCtagaggaagcagagaaatgCTACTG ggaaaaaatccAGTTTGAAAAGGTGGATATCAGCGAGTTGACATGGGAACAAAAAGAACGTGTTCTGCGATTGCTTTTTGCCAAAATGAATGGCACAAATCCATG GAAATACACCAGAGTTTTGGCTACTTCACCTCCAGCTCCTGACGATActaaagaagaaagcaaaattgg CAGGCCAAAATATCAGATTCATCATCTTCTTCTGCAGTAA
- the BBOF1 gene encoding basal body-orientation factor 1 isoform X1 has protein sequence MAGGCRSLCCGGTSRSCRPPSAPVAEEERGDADAALREARLAATEACRAEYREAARRLARRNAELLWRQQRAEREAAAVAAFLTKQGREEAEETEKLKQELIDLKQQAQEEKQQLLKESMEISNRRHQEVVARMERRFLQEKERLEGDVERKQIMMAEAAQHEAVLQLNITGREVFKENVRLHCAFAYQLKETMELQKIKQKLEEDKTLLLQEKETHEGLIQRKILQINRQKAQIRELQHKVEKLETALCCRTRESVRETQKTQHQALIENQASMVEIKKLQQLLEMKDREMNRVKKLARNILNERTEVERFFLDALEHVKQEIISSRKHYKKKAQTAYYRKMMEACAGKEEFPQIKTFKSNINSTNSVYRDLEEAEKCYWEKIQFEKVDISELTWEQKERVLRLLFAKMNGTNPWKYTRVLATSPPAPDDTKEESKIGTENTSPDLIFITQQAKISDSSSSSAVIHPCIQKLTPQTE, from the exons ATGGCGGGCGGGTGCCGGTCGTTGTGCTGTGGCGGCACCTCCCGCTCCTGTCGGCCGCCGTCGGCCCCGGTGGCTGAGGAGGAGCGGGGCGATGCCGACGCGGCACTCCGGGAAGCTCGGCTGGCGGCGACCGAGGCGTGCCGGGCTGAGTACCGGGAAGCCGCCCGCCGGCTAGCCAGGAGGAACGCGGAGCTGCTGTGGCGGCAGCAGCGCGCCGagagggaggcggcggccgtGGCGGCCTTCCTCACGAAGCAGGGCcgggaggaggcggaggag ACTGAGAAACTGAAGCAGGAGCTGATTGATTTGAAGCAGCAAGCacaggaagagaagcagcagctg TTAAAAGAGAGTATGGAGATCTCAAACAGGAGACATCAGGAAGTGGTTGCGAGAATGGAGAGGAGGTTTCTTCAAGAAAAG gaAAGACTGGAAGGTGATGTTGAGAGAAAGCAGATAATgatggcagaggctgcccagcaTGAGGCTGTTCT GCAGCTGAACATCACTGGGAGAGAGGTGTTTAAGGAGAATGTTCGTCTTCACTGTGCATTTGCTTACCAGCTGAAAGAGACAATGGAATTGCAGAAAATCAAACAGAAGTTAGAAGAGGACAAAACTCTTCTGTTACAGGAGAAG GAAACCCATGAGGGTTTGATTCAAAGAAAGATCCTACAGATCAATCGCCAGAAAGCACAGATTAGAGAGCTGCAGCATAAAGTGGAAAAGCTGGAGACAGCCTTATGTTGCAGGACCAGAGAATCTGTGAGAGAGactcagaaaacacagcatcaGGCACTGATAGAAAACCAGGCAAGCATGGTGGAGATCAAGAAACTGCAGCAACTACTAGAAATGAAGGATCGGGAGATGAACCGAGTGAAGAAGCTAGCCCGGAATATCTTAAATGAGAGGACTGAGGTGGAAAGGTTCTTCCTAGATGCTCTGGAACATGTGAAGCAGGAAATCATATCCAGTAGAAAGCATTATAAGAAAAAGGCCCAAACTGcttattacagaaaaatgatGGAGGCATGTGCAGGGAAGGAAGAATTTCCCCAAATCAAAACATTCAAAAGCAACATAAATAGCACAAATAGTGTGTACAGAGACCtagaggaagcagagaaatgCTACTG ggaaaaaatccAGTTTGAAAAGGTGGATATCAGCGAGTTGACATGGGAACAAAAAGAACGTGTTCTGCGATTGCTTTTTGCCAAAATGAATGGCACAAATCCATG GAAATACACCAGAGTTTTGGCTACTTCACCTCCAGCTCCTGACGATActaaagaagaaagcaaaattgg CACAGAAAATACTTCTCCTGACCTAATATTCATTACACAGCAGGCCAAAATATCAGATTCATCATCTTCTTCTGCAGTAATCCATCCGTGTATTCAGAAGTTAACACCACAGACAGAGTAA